From a single Brassica napus cultivar Da-Ae chromosome C9, Da-Ae, whole genome shotgun sequence genomic region:
- the LOC106424554 gene encoding glutaredoxin-C10-like, with protein MKKMQGLWNFPNDDVSVDLTVPPTAPPPLSSSTASTSLSFDEEETSESKIERLISEHPVLIFTRSSSCCMCHVMKKLLSTVGVHPTVIEVDEEEIACLAVQTAPVLFIGGACVGGFESLVALHLSGHLVSRLVEVGALWA; from the coding sequence ATGAAGAAGATGCAAGGTTTATGGAACTTTCCTAACGACGACGTTTCGGTAGACCTGACGGTTCCTCCTACAGCACCACCACCGTTATCCTCCTCCACCGCCTCGACAAGCCTATCGTTCGATGAAGAGGAGACTTCAGAGTCGAAGATCGAACGGTTGATATCGGAGCATCCGGTGCTCATATTCACTCGGTCCTCCTCCTGTTGCATGTGTCACGTCATGAAAAAGCTTCTATCGACCGTTGGAGTCCATCCAACAGTGATCGAGGTCGACGAAGAAGAGATAGCTTGCCTCGCTGTTCAAACCGCTCCGGTGCTCTTTATCGGTGGTGCTTGTGTCGGTGGGTTCGAGTCTCTTGTCGCACTTCACCTTAGTGGTCATCTAGTTTCTAGACTCGTCGAGGTTGGAGCCTTATGGGCATAA